A window of the Microbacterium sp. LWH13-1.2 genome harbors these coding sequences:
- a CDS encoding DUF1003 domain-containing protein, whose product MARSRSRSPQLDAPLGRGTSRQRSTSRDRFGRFTEWVARAMGTPAFLLILTLFCVLWICWNTLLPDHLRFDDAALGFTALTLMLSLQASYAAPLILLAQNRQDDRDRVQIEQDRQRAERNLADTEYLAREIVALRMALEERTNQVVTRDVLRQELKALMAELGESDDAPTAERRSGGRSAS is encoded by the coding sequence ATGGCACGCTCCCGCTCCCGCTCGCCTCAGCTCGACGCTCCTCTGGGCCGCGGCACCTCTCGCCAGCGGTCGACGTCGCGCGACCGTTTCGGGCGCTTCACCGAATGGGTCGCCCGCGCCATGGGCACCCCCGCGTTCCTGCTGATCCTCACGCTGTTCTGCGTGCTCTGGATCTGCTGGAACACGCTGCTGCCCGATCACCTGCGCTTCGATGACGCGGCGCTCGGCTTCACGGCCCTCACCCTGATGCTCTCGCTGCAGGCGTCGTACGCCGCTCCCCTGATCCTGCTCGCGCAGAACCGCCAGGACGACCGCGACCGCGTGCAGATCGAGCAGGACCGTCAGCGCGCCGAGCGCAACCTCGCCGACACCGAGTACCTCGCCCGTGAGATCGTCGCTCTGCGCATGGCGCTCGAGGAGCGCACCAACCAGGTCGTGACGCGCGATGTCCTCCGCCAGGAGCTCAAGGCCCTTATGGCCGAGCTCGGCGAGAGCGACGACGCGCCGACCGCCGAACGACGCTCCGGCGGGCGATCCGCATCATGA
- the dapE gene encoding succinyl-diaminopimelate desuccinylase, giving the protein MVLDLTASSVDLTRAICDIPSVSGDEKTLADAIEEAISAFDHLEVIRHGNTIVARTNLGRSQRVAIAGHIDTVPINDNVPTKDIEIDGVAYLWGRGTVDMKSGTAVQLKLAAELTEPSVDITWMWYDNEEVEASKNGLALLAAVRPDLFQADFAILGEPSNGEVEGGCNGTMRAIVRTTGVRAHAARAWIGENAIHRAAPILARLAEYRAREIPVDGLLYRESMSAVRIAGGVAGNVIPDACEVEVNYRFAPSKSAADAEAHIRNLLAGFDVEITDAAEGARPGLDAPIAQEFVTAVGAEPRPKYGWTDVARFSALGIPAVNYGPGDPHLAHHDEERVPLSQIDAVERGLRTWLSSR; this is encoded by the coding sequence ATGGTGCTCGATCTGACAGCGTCCTCCGTCGACCTGACCCGCGCGATCTGCGACATCCCGAGTGTCTCGGGTGACGAGAAGACCCTCGCGGATGCCATCGAGGAGGCGATCTCGGCCTTCGATCACCTCGAGGTGATCCGTCACGGCAACACGATCGTCGCCCGCACGAACCTCGGACGCTCACAGCGGGTCGCGATCGCCGGTCATATCGACACGGTGCCGATCAACGACAACGTGCCGACGAAGGACATCGAGATCGACGGCGTCGCCTACCTCTGGGGGCGCGGAACCGTCGACATGAAGAGCGGCACCGCCGTGCAGCTCAAGCTCGCCGCCGAGCTCACCGAGCCCTCGGTCGACATCACCTGGATGTGGTACGACAACGAGGAGGTCGAGGCGTCGAAGAACGGCCTGGCGCTTCTCGCCGCGGTGCGCCCCGATCTCTTCCAGGCCGACTTCGCGATCCTCGGCGAGCCGTCGAACGGCGAGGTCGAGGGGGGCTGCAACGGCACGATGCGCGCCATCGTGCGCACCACGGGAGTCCGCGCCCACGCGGCGCGCGCCTGGATCGGCGAGAACGCGATCCATCGCGCGGCCCCGATCCTCGCTCGTCTCGCCGAGTACCGCGCGAGAGAGATCCCGGTCGACGGACTGCTCTACCGAGAGAGCATGAGTGCTGTGCGCATCGCCGGGGGAGTCGCGGGCAACGTGATCCCCGACGCCTGCGAGGTCGAGGTCAACTACCGGTTCGCGCCGAGCAAGTCCGCCGCCGACGCCGAGGCCCACATCCGCAACCTCCTCGCCGGATTCGACGTCGAGATCACGGATGCCGCAGAGGGCGCCCGCCCGGGGCTCGACGCCCCCATCGCGCAGGAGTTCGTGACCGCCGTCGGCGCCGAACCGCGCCCGAAGTACGGCTGGACCGACGTGGCGCGCTTCTCGGCCCTCGGCATCCCCGCCGTCAACTACGGCCCCGGCGACCCCCACCTCGCGCACCACGACGAGGAGCGGGTGCCGCTCTCGCAGATCGACGCGGTCGAGCGAGGACTGCGCACGTGGCTCAGCTCGCGCTGA
- a CDS encoding YcxB family protein yields the protein MALTVDERLLKGMARDAAVYALTRPAAIVMWIALTAALALSILNLSASGGSVGLSGLLPVASIALMVYAVVMTIVGARRAVRAATPPGTVVWVRLGESALHIGAGSRSSDIEYRTFQSMRAGTDAVLLKLRGASAITAIPRALLSDADIARLRTRIG from the coding sequence ATGGCACTCACCGTCGATGAGCGGCTGCTGAAAGGTATGGCCCGTGACGCCGCGGTCTACGCTCTCACCCGCCCTGCGGCGATCGTCATGTGGATCGCTCTCACCGCAGCGCTCGCGCTGAGCATCCTGAACCTGAGCGCGTCCGGAGGAAGCGTCGGGCTCTCGGGGCTGCTTCCCGTCGCGAGCATCGCCCTGATGGTGTATGCCGTCGTGATGACGATCGTGGGAGCACGACGCGCGGTACGAGCCGCCACACCCCCGGGAACCGTGGTCTGGGTGCGCCTCGGCGAGAGCGCTCTGCACATCGGCGCAGGCAGCCGTTCGTCGGACATCGAGTACCGCACCTTCCAGAGCATGCGCGCAGGTACGGATGCGGTGCTGCTCAAACTGCGCGGCGCGTCGGCGATCACGGCGATACCGCGGGCGCTGCTGAGTGACGCCGACATCGCGCGGCTGCGCACACGGATCGGCTGA
- a CDS encoding CBS domain-containing protein, which translates to MSTQRVFAARLAGCAVFDPVGDRLGKVRDVVIVYRSTAAPRVIGLVVEIPGRRHVFLSIGRVTSIRAGQVISTGLINVRRFSPRAGEVRVLAELLGRRVSLVDGTGTAVIEDVAIEPNRLGEWAVSQLFLRRPKTSASPFAKGPTTFAAWSEVAEQHSPGEAQSAEQLVASYSELHAADLANTLLDLPQQRMIEVAEELSDDRLADALEEMPEDEQVHILDRLGDERAADILDQMEPDDAADLLAQLPPNRLEQLLELMEPEEAEDVRMLLRYGPDTAGGLMTPEPIILSADATVAEALALIRRHELHPALAAAVFVTLPPFETPTGRLLGMVHFQRMLRYPPHERLGAIMDDSLEPVHVTASAAEVARMLASYDLVSLPVIDTAHRLVGAISIDDVLDYLLPDDWRTHDSDEPTVPKEVR; encoded by the coding sequence GTGAGCACACAACGGGTATTCGCCGCGCGTCTTGCAGGGTGCGCCGTCTTCGACCCCGTGGGCGACCGGCTCGGCAAAGTCCGTGATGTCGTCATCGTGTACCGAAGTACGGCGGCCCCGCGCGTGATCGGCCTCGTGGTCGAGATCCCCGGGCGTCGACACGTCTTCCTCTCGATCGGACGTGTGACGTCGATCCGCGCCGGCCAGGTCATCAGCACGGGTCTCATCAACGTGCGGCGGTTCTCGCCGCGTGCCGGCGAGGTGCGCGTCCTGGCCGAGCTGCTCGGCCGACGGGTGAGCCTCGTCGACGGGACCGGCACCGCCGTGATCGAAGACGTGGCGATCGAGCCCAACCGCCTCGGCGAGTGGGCCGTCAGCCAGCTCTTCCTCCGCCGACCGAAGACCAGCGCGTCGCCGTTCGCGAAGGGCCCGACCACGTTCGCCGCCTGGAGCGAGGTCGCGGAGCAGCATTCACCCGGAGAGGCGCAGTCGGCAGAGCAGCTCGTCGCGTCCTACTCCGAGCTGCACGCAGCCGACCTCGCGAACACCCTGCTCGATCTGCCGCAGCAGCGCATGATCGAGGTCGCCGAGGAGCTCTCCGACGACCGCCTCGCCGACGCCCTCGAGGAGATGCCCGAGGACGAGCAGGTGCACATCCTCGATCGCCTGGGCGACGAGCGCGCCGCCGACATCCTCGACCAGATGGAGCCCGACGACGCGGCCGACCTCCTCGCCCAGCTTCCGCCCAACCGGCTCGAGCAGCTGCTCGAGCTGATGGAGCCGGAAGAGGCAGAAGATGTCAGGATGCTGCTCCGCTACGGCCCCGATACCGCGGGTGGTCTGATGACCCCGGAGCCGATCATCCTCTCCGCCGATGCCACGGTGGCGGAGGCCCTCGCTCTCATCCGCCGACACGAGCTGCACCCTGCCCTCGCGGCGGCGGTCTTCGTGACTCTGCCACCCTTCGAGACGCCGACCGGCCGCCTGCTCGGTATGGTGCACTTCCAGCGGATGCTGCGCTACCCCCCTCATGAGCGACTCGGCGCCATCATGGACGACAGCCTCGAGCCGGTGCACGTCACGGCCTCCGCCGCTGAGGTCGCCCGCATGCTCGCCAGCTACGACCTCGTCTCTCTGCCGGTGATCGACACCGCGCACCGTCTGGTCGGCGCGATCAGCATCGACGACGTCCTCGATTACCTGCTCCCCGACGACTGGCGCACGCACGACAGCGACGAGCCGACTGTCCCGAAGGAGGTGCGCTGA
- a CDS encoding citrate synthase: protein MSAAAEQQATAKLTIGETTAEFPLVRGTAGTDSIDFSTLTRQTGYTGLDYGFVNTASTKSAITFIDGDKGILRYRGYPIEQLAGSTSYLEVAWLLIYGELPSAAELAEFDEKIRRHTLLHEDLKRFFSALPHTAHPMSVLSSAVAALSTYYEGQTDPHNPEHVELNMIRMLAKLPVIAAYAHKKSVGQAFLYPDNSLGFVENFLKLNFGVHSEEYQVNPVMSKALELLLILHEDHEQNASTSTVRLVGSTGANQFASISAGIQALSGPLHGGANEAVLTMLGQIRDSGQSVSRFVERVKNKEEGVKLMGFGHRVYKNYDPRAKLVKEAAGEVLAELGVTDPLLDLAQELEELALADDYFKERRLYPNVDFYTGVIYKAMGFPTRMFTVLFAIGRLPGWLAQWRELQLDPQTKIGRPQQLYTGSPERTFQTR from the coding sequence GTGAGCGCAGCGGCAGAGCAGCAGGCGACGGCGAAGCTGACGATCGGCGAGACCACCGCGGAGTTCCCGCTCGTGCGCGGCACGGCGGGAACCGACAGCATCGACTTCTCGACGCTGACGCGCCAGACCGGGTACACGGGGCTCGATTACGGATTCGTCAACACGGCGTCGACGAAGTCCGCGATCACGTTCATCGACGGTGACAAGGGGATCCTGCGCTACCGCGGGTACCCGATCGAGCAGCTCGCGGGCTCGACAAGCTACCTCGAGGTCGCCTGGCTCCTGATCTACGGCGAGCTGCCCTCCGCCGCCGAGCTCGCGGAGTTCGACGAGAAGATCCGTCGGCACACGCTGCTGCACGAAGACCTCAAGCGCTTCTTCTCGGCGCTCCCGCACACGGCGCACCCGATGTCGGTGCTGTCGTCGGCGGTCGCCGCCCTGTCGACCTATTACGAGGGTCAGACCGACCCGCACAACCCCGAGCACGTCGAGCTCAATATGATCCGCATGCTCGCCAAGCTGCCGGTCATCGCGGCGTACGCGCACAAGAAGAGCGTCGGCCAGGCGTTCCTCTACCCCGACAACTCTCTCGGGTTCGTGGAGAACTTCCTCAAGCTCAACTTCGGTGTGCACTCCGAGGAGTACCAGGTCAACCCGGTCATGTCGAAGGCTCTCGAGCTCCTGCTGATCCTGCATGAGGACCACGAGCAGAACGCCTCGACGTCGACCGTGCGCCTCGTCGGGTCGACCGGTGCGAACCAGTTCGCGTCCATCTCGGCGGGTATCCAGGCTCTCTCGGGCCCCCTGCACGGTGGTGCGAACGAAGCCGTGCTCACCATGCTCGGTCAGATCCGCGACTCCGGTCAGAGCGTGTCGCGCTTCGTCGAGCGGGTGAAGAACAAGGAAGAGGGCGTGAAGCTGATGGGCTTCGGGCACCGGGTGTACAAGAACTACGACCCCCGTGCCAAGCTCGTCAAGGAAGCTGCCGGCGAAGTCCTCGCAGAGCTCGGCGTCACCGATCCGCTGCTCGACCTCGCTCAGGAGCTCGAGGAGCTCGCCCTCGCCGACGACTACTTCAAGGAGCGTCGTCTGTACCCGAACGTCGACTTCTACACCGGCGTGATCTATAAGGCGATGGGCTTCCCGACGCGCATGTTCACCGTGCTGTTCGCGATCGGCCGCCTGCCGGGCTGGCTCGCGCAGTGGCGCGAGTTGCAGCTCGACCCGCAGACCAAGATCGGCCGCCCGCAGCAGCTCTACACGGGATCCCCCGAGCGCACCTTCCAGACCCGCTGA
- a CDS encoding DEAD/DEAH box helicase — MTSFLDLGVPADLAAVLAKDGKTEAFAIQRDTLPDSLSGRDLLGRGRTGSGKTIAFALPLVARLASSSRKSRPGHPRGLVLAPTRELATQIAATIAPLAEAKGLRVTTVFGGVSQRPQEQAMRNGVDIVVACPGRLEDLMKQRVVQLDAVEVTVLDEADHMADLGFLPGVTRILTATPTGGQRLLFSATLDRGIDTLARRFLSNAVSHEVDEESVPVGEMTHRVLVVDSTDNKTTLVRDLASGTGRRILFTRTKHQAKKLAKQLTAAGIPAVDLHGNLSQNARERNLGAFSSDPEDGGVRVLVATDVAARGVHVDNVDLVVHVDPPMEHKAYLHRSGRTARAGAAGTVVTVVLPEQRRDVKDLLRKAAITAALEPLTSDAVTELVPERAPHVRPAPVQQQQQRQSSKQRPAGGERSSAANPPSRRSRRPRSGGQGGQGATAGSRQGGQGGSRSGGQGGRGRGSQGR, encoded by the coding sequence ATGACTTCCTTCCTCGATCTCGGCGTGCCCGCCGACCTCGCCGCCGTCCTCGCAAAGGACGGCAAGACCGAGGCGTTCGCTATTCAGCGCGACACGCTTCCCGATTCCCTGAGCGGACGTGACCTCCTCGGCCGCGGCCGCACCGGCAGCGGCAAGACGATCGCCTTCGCACTCCCCCTGGTCGCCCGCCTCGCCTCCTCGTCGCGCAAGAGCCGTCCCGGACACCCCCGAGGACTCGTCCTCGCTCCGACCCGTGAGCTCGCGACGCAGATCGCCGCGACCATCGCTCCCCTCGCCGAGGCCAAGGGCCTGCGCGTCACCACCGTCTTCGGCGGCGTGAGCCAGCGCCCGCAGGAGCAGGCTATGCGCAACGGCGTCGACATCGTCGTAGCGTGCCCCGGCCGCCTGGAAGACCTCATGAAGCAGCGGGTCGTGCAGCTCGACGCCGTCGAGGTGACCGTGCTCGACGAGGCCGACCACATGGCCGACCTCGGGTTCCTGCCCGGCGTCACCCGCATCCTCACCGCCACCCCCACCGGTGGCCAGCGCCTGCTGTTCAGCGCGACCCTCGACCGCGGCATCGACACGCTCGCGCGTCGCTTCCTCTCGAACGCCGTGAGCCACGAGGTCGATGAAGAGAGCGTGCCCGTCGGCGAGATGACGCACCGCGTGCTCGTGGTCGACTCGACCGACAACAAGACCACGCTCGTGCGCGACCTCGCCTCGGGCACCGGCCGCCGCATCCTCTTCACCCGCACCAAGCACCAGGCCAAGAAGCTCGCGAAGCAGCTCACCGCCGCGGGCATCCCTGCCGTCGACCTGCACGGGAACCTGTCGCAGAACGCGCGAGAGCGCAACCTCGGCGCGTTCTCGTCCGACCCCGAAGACGGCGGAGTGCGCGTTCTCGTCGCGACCGACGTCGCCGCCCGCGGCGTGCACGTCGACAACGTCGACCTCGTCGTCCACGTCGACCCGCCCATGGAGCACAAGGCATACCTGCACCGCTCCGGTCGCACCGCTCGTGCGGGAGCCGCCGGAACGGTCGTCACGGTCGTGCTGCCCGAGCAGCGTCGCGATGTGAAGGACCTCCTGCGCAAGGCGGCCATCACGGCCGCCCTCGAGCCGCTCACGTCGGACGCCGTCACCGAGCTCGTGCCCGAGCGCGCGCCGCACGTTCGTCCGGCTCCTGTGCAGCAGCAGCAGCAGCGTCAGTCGTCGAAGCAGCGCCCGGCCGGTGGCGAGCGCAGTTCAGCCGCCAACCCGCCGTCGCGCCGCAGCCGTCGCCCCCGCTCGGGTGGTCAGGGCGGCCAGGGCGCAACGGCCGGATCCCGTCAGGGCGGCCAGGGCGGATCCCGCTCAGGTGGCCAGGGCGGACGCGGTCGCGGCTCACAGGGTCGCTGA
- a CDS encoding Mrp/NBP35 family ATP-binding protein, translated as MSSAESVRAAVAAVSDPELRRPIGDLDMVREIAVEGGHAHVAIVLTIVGCPAAARIESDVRAAAASVPGVTEVDVEVGVMTPTERKALTEKLRDGRPARQMPFGPDSLTRVILVSSGKGGVGKSTVTANLAASLADQGLAVGLMDADVHGFSIPGLLGIPAGTQPTRIDDLMLPPVAHGVKTISIGMFLRDGEAVVAWRGPMLHRTVQQFLTDVFFGDLDILLIDMPPGTGDIAISIGQLLPHAEVLVVTTPQAAASDVAIRSGLVARQTGQRVIGVVENMGAFTLPDGTVIDLFGSGGGAAVAEALSESHPVPLLASIPLSTALRTGGDMGVPIVLSDSTDAAAMAIRDLARTLAAQGRGLAGRSLPMTLG; from the coding sequence ATGAGTTCCGCCGAGTCCGTCCGCGCTGCGGTCGCGGCCGTCAGCGACCCTGAACTGCGGCGGCCGATCGGCGACCTCGACATGGTGAGGGAGATCGCGGTCGAGGGCGGTCACGCGCACGTCGCCATCGTGCTCACGATCGTGGGGTGCCCCGCAGCGGCCCGCATCGAGTCCGATGTGCGCGCCGCCGCGGCATCCGTACCCGGTGTCACCGAGGTCGACGTCGAGGTCGGCGTGATGACCCCGACCGAGCGCAAGGCCCTCACCGAGAAGCTCCGCGACGGACGCCCCGCTCGCCAGATGCCGTTCGGCCCGGATTCGCTCACTCGTGTGATCCTCGTCTCCAGCGGCAAGGGCGGAGTGGGCAAGTCCACCGTGACCGCGAATCTCGCGGCCTCCCTCGCCGATCAGGGACTGGCCGTGGGCCTGATGGACGCCGACGTGCATGGGTTCTCGATCCCGGGTCTGCTCGGCATCCCGGCCGGAACTCAGCCGACCCGCATCGACGACCTCATGCTTCCGCCTGTGGCGCACGGGGTGAAGACCATCTCGATCGGCATGTTCCTCCGCGACGGCGAGGCCGTGGTCGCCTGGCGCGGGCCGATGCTGCACCGCACGGTGCAGCAGTTCCTGACCGACGTTTTCTTCGGCGACCTCGACATCCTGCTGATCGACATGCCCCCGGGCACCGGCGACATCGCCATCTCGATCGGCCAGCTGCTTCCCCACGCCGAGGTCCTCGTCGTCACGACGCCGCAGGCCGCCGCATCCGACGTGGCGATCCGCAGCGGGCTCGTCGCCCGCCAGACCGGTCAGCGGGTCATCGGCGTCGTCGAGAACATGGGTGCCTTCACCCTGCCGGACGGCACGGTGATCGACCTGTTCGGCTCAGGTGGAGGTGCGGCCGTGGCCGAGGCCCTGTCCGAGTCGCACCCCGTTCCGCTGCTCGCCTCGATCCCGCTCAGCACTGCGCTGCGCACCGGAGGAGACATGGGCGTCCCGATCGTCCTCAGCGACAGCACCGATGCCGCGGCGATGGCGATCCGCGACCTCGCTCGCACCCTCGCCGCCCAGGGACGCGGACTCGCCGGCCGCTCGCTCCCGATGACCCTCGGATAG
- a CDS encoding class I SAM-dependent methyltransferase: MSENDANARFIRESVVEPSPIARARAHAVELGASPISAAVGSQIAVLAAATGARSIVEIGTGAGVSGLWLLRGAPQAVLTSIDNEPEHLAAARQAFADARIPATKARFITGRAADVLPRMNEASYDIVLVDADPENVIDYVEHGLRLVRTGGMVLVPRVLGGGRVADPVQRDEVTSAYRSLIQETQESSAVLATVSTTGEGLLQLISVGES; this comes from the coding sequence ATGAGCGAGAACGATGCGAACGCACGTTTCATCCGCGAATCCGTCGTGGAGCCGTCGCCGATCGCCCGCGCCCGTGCGCACGCCGTCGAACTCGGCGCGTCGCCGATCAGCGCGGCCGTCGGTTCGCAGATCGCCGTGCTGGCCGCCGCGACAGGCGCTCGATCGATCGTCGAGATCGGTACCGGAGCGGGCGTCTCGGGACTCTGGCTGCTGCGCGGTGCACCGCAGGCCGTCCTGACCTCGATCGACAACGAGCCGGAGCATCTGGCCGCCGCTCGTCAGGCGTTCGCGGATGCGCGCATCCCGGCGACCAAGGCGCGATTCATCACCGGGCGCGCGGCCGACGTGCTTCCGCGCATGAACGAGGCATCGTACGACATCGTGCTCGTCGACGCAGACCCCGAGAACGTCATCGACTACGTCGAGCACGGGCTGCGGCTCGTGCGCACCGGCGGAATGGTGCTGGTCCCCCGCGTGCTCGGCGGGGGCCGCGTCGCCGACCCCGTGCAGCGGGACGAAGTCACCTCGGCCTATCGCTCGCTCATCCAGGAGACGCAGGAGTCGTCCGCCGTGCTCGCCACCGTGTCGACGACCGGCGAGGGCCTGCTGCAGCTGATCAGCGTCGGAGAGTCCTGA
- a CDS encoding DUF3117 domain-containing protein, whose amino-acid sequence MAAMKPRTGDGPMEAVKEGRLIIVRVPLEGGGRLVVSVNDAEAKELHDVLAAVVAPA is encoded by the coding sequence ATGGCAGCGATGAAGCCGAGGACCGGAGACGGACCCATGGAGGCCGTGAAAGAAGGGCGACTCATCATCGTGCGCGTCCCGCTCGAAGGAGGCGGCCGTCTGGTCGTCTCCGTGAACGACGCAGAGGCGAAGGAACTTCACGACGTGCTGGCAGCCGTCGTGGCTCCCGCCTGA
- a CDS encoding Sec-independent protein translocase TatB, whose translation MQFGITFEKLLLIGLIAVLLIGPERLPRYAESVAKLARRAGEFLRDTKSRVRDEMGPEIDDVDWRKLDPRQYDPRRIIRDALFEDDPAPGQARAETVVAEPAVKPVHTPRVRPEFSNSSPPPYDPEAT comes from the coding sequence ATGCAGTTCGGGATCACCTTCGAAAAGCTGCTGCTTATCGGTCTGATCGCTGTGCTGCTCATCGGACCGGAGCGGCTGCCGCGCTACGCCGAGAGCGTCGCCAAGCTCGCTCGACGTGCCGGCGAGTTCCTGCGGGACACCAAGTCGCGCGTCCGTGACGAGATGGGCCCCGAGATCGACGACGTCGACTGGCGCAAGCTCGATCCCCGGCAGTACGACCCGCGGCGGATCATCCGGGATGCGCTCTTCGAGGACGACCCCGCACCTGGGCAGGCTCGCGCGGAGACCGTCGTCGCGGAGCCCGCGGTGAAGCCCGTGCACACGCCCAGGGTGCGACCGGAGTTCTCGAACTCGAGTCCTCCGCCGTACGACCCCGAAGCCACCTGA
- a CDS encoding SRPBCC family protein, with product MPVVTAEAVVPVDPATAFAVSQTTGSVRRRWDPFISEQHFLDGADAAAKDVRTYTRQRFGFSMVSRYVSYAPPRNVGMVMETGPWFFTKLGGGWRFTEVSGGTLAVWKYNFSCRPAWIAPIAEWIGVRVLGFEIRRRLAGFVRGCSDPQVLDAVRR from the coding sequence ATGCCCGTCGTCACCGCTGAGGCCGTCGTGCCGGTCGACCCGGCGACGGCCTTCGCGGTCTCGCAGACGACCGGATCCGTGCGTCGGCGCTGGGATCCGTTCATCAGCGAGCAGCACTTCCTCGACGGTGCGGATGCCGCGGCCAAGGACGTGCGCACCTACACGCGCCAGCGATTCGGCTTCTCGATGGTGAGCCGGTACGTGTCTTACGCCCCGCCGCGGAACGTCGGCATGGTCATGGAGACGGGTCCGTGGTTCTTCACCAAGCTCGGCGGGGGCTGGCGATTCACGGAGGTGTCAGGGGGCACGCTCGCCGTCTGGAAGTACAACTTCTCGTGCCGCCCGGCGTGGATCGCTCCGATCGCCGAATGGATCGGCGTGCGCGTGCTCGGCTTCGAGATCAGGCGCCGTCTGGCAGGCTTCGTTCGAGGGTGCTCCGACCCGCAGGTGCTGGACGCCGTTCGTCGCTGA
- the dapD gene encoding 2,3,4,5-tetrahydropyridine-2,6-dicarboxylate N-succinyltransferase, with protein MTEARTVWGTGLSTISGNGTVLDAWFPEVHTEAPSAGDAAAALASLEALAGPDERRNVTVETVQLQIDLDAAPASTVDAYLRLHALSHLVVRPNQLNLDGIFGHLPNVAWTNAGPVHPDDAARLRPLLQRAGIQVQGLDKFPRLSDYVQPAGVRIADASRVRLGAHLSPGTTVMHEGFVNFNAGTLGSSMVEGRISQGVVVGDGSDIGGGSSIMGTLSGGGAHRVSIGSRTLLGANAGIGISLGDDCVVEAGLYVTAGTKVVLVDGPATADGGKKTVKAAELSGQDGLLFRRNSLSGAVEAVRRAGVGVTLNDALHA; from the coding sequence ATGACTGAGGCGCGCACCGTGTGGGGTACTGGACTTTCGACGATCTCCGGCAACGGCACCGTTCTCGATGCCTGGTTCCCCGAGGTGCACACCGAAGCCCCGTCGGCAGGAGACGCCGCGGCCGCGCTCGCCTCCCTCGAGGCCCTGGCCGGGCCCGACGAGCGCCGCAACGTCACGGTGGAGACCGTCCAGCTGCAGATCGACCTGGATGCCGCACCGGCATCGACCGTCGACGCCTACCTGCGCCTGCACGCACTGTCGCACCTGGTGGTGCGTCCGAACCAGCTCAACCTCGACGGCATCTTCGGCCATCTCCCGAATGTGGCGTGGACGAACGCCGGCCCCGTGCACCCCGATGACGCGGCCCGACTCCGTCCGCTGCTGCAGCGTGCCGGCATCCAGGTGCAGGGGCTCGACAAGTTCCCCCGGCTCAGCGACTATGTGCAGCCCGCCGGCGTCCGGATCGCCGACGCCTCGCGCGTCCGTCTCGGCGCCCATCTCTCTCCCGGTACCACCGTCATGCACGAGGGCTTCGTGAACTTCAACGCCGGCACGCTCGGATCATCGATGGTCGAGGGCCGGATCTCGCAGGGCGTCGTCGTCGGCGACGGCAGCGACATCGGCGGAGGCTCCTCGATCATGGGCACCCTGTCCGGGGGCGGCGCACACCGCGTCTCGATCGGTTCTCGCACGCTGCTCGGGGCGAACGCCGGCATCGGCATCTCGCTCGGCGACGACTGCGTGGTGGAGGCCGGTCTCTACGTCACGGCGGGCACCAAGGTCGTCCTCGTCGACGGCCCCGCCACGGCCGACGGTGGCAAGAAGACCGTCAAGGCCGCTGAGCTCTCGGGGCAGGACGGTCTGCTGTTCCGTCGCAATTCGCTCAGCGGAGCGGTCGAGGCGGTTCGCCGCGCCGGCGTCGGCGTGACCCTCAACGACGCGCTTCACGCCTGA